From Cyanobacteria bacterium QS_8_64_29:
GTAGCTCGCCAGCAGGTTGGGGTTGCCCAGGAAACTATAAACGCGCGTCGTCCCGGCCAAGGTCGAGTCCGGATCCGTCCAAGTGGCCCGCGGATCGACCCCGAAAGACTGCTGCCGGATGCCGTACGCGCTAACCGCCAGCGAGACGTGCAGCACCAGCGCGATCGTCCGGTTGCGCCAGTGCGGGGCGCGCAAGATGCGAGCGGCCAGGGCAAAGAACAGCAGGTAGAGGGTTAGCGTTGCCCAGCCTTTCAAGGCCGCTTCGGGCACGGGGGAAAACGCCACCGCAATGGCGGCGACGCCCCAGTAGGCCAGCACCAGCAAGTGGATGGGCGTTAGCTGCGCGGGTTCATCGTCGGCGAGGGTTAGCAGCCCCCAGTACCCCCCGCAGGCGATGAGCAAGACGCCAATGAGCGAGGTGGAGACAAACGGACCGAGCGCTACCACTAAGCCGATGAGTAGCACGCCCAGCGGCTGGGCCCAGCGCAGCAGCCAGCTACCCTGGCGCCACGCTCTTGCTGCCCCAACAGGCCAGTGCAGAACGCTGGCCCCGCGCCAGCGCGCGAGCGGCGTTTGCGATAGGGTCAGTCGCTGCCAAACCGTGGGGACCATTCACTCGCCGGCAACGGCCGGATGCGTAAGCAGCGATATTAGCACGCGCGCCCCGCGCAGCTGGTTGGATAGCGGCAGGTGGCCTCGCGGTGCGCTCAGATCCCAAACAAACTCATCCGGGTAGCGCGTCCAGTTGCGGCCGCTTTTCCAGCCAATTTTGGGCCACAGCTTTTCCCAAGCTTGCCCCACCGAGAGCCAGATTTGGCGCTGGACGGAGTAGCCGAATTTTCCTTCTGAGTAGGCAAGCCAAAGCTCGTCGACGGTTTGCAGATCGGGGGTGGGGAAGTTGTTGACTTCGGTGAAGTAAAGCCACTGCCGCCCCACGGCGTCAGGGCCGGCGAGCTCGCAGAGCTTCTCGCGAGTGAGGCGATCGGCGCTTTGGTAGGCTTGCTGCGCCAGCGCTTGCTGGATGGGGCTGTAGTCAACGCCGCGCTGCGATCGCAGCGGAACCATGCCCTCGGGAAAGCGCTCGGCCAGAAACTGTTGCGCTGCCGGCATCTCAGCCTGATAGAGCGTCTGGTAGGCCTTGCCGGCTGCGGGGTTGGCGGTTGCATCGCACTCCTGTAGGAATGCCATGAGGGCATCCAGCCCGGGCTCACCCGCCTGGGCGAGCTGCGCGATCAGCTGCAGCTGCTTTTTGGGCGATGCCGTGGGAAGCTGGCGGCCGATCTCGGCAATATCGTCCGCGGAGGGCGATGCCAAGGGGGATTGGGGATCGCTCATAAGCAGGCAGCGGCAAGGGCGTCCAACGGCCAACGTAGGGGGTTGCACTGTTCGCCCGCAACCGAATGGCTCGCTGGCTGGCGTTAGGGGCTCGCGCGCGCGGCCAGAATGCGCTCGATGATGGCACTGCTGGAGCAATCCGAGTCGATCGCCATCAAAGCAATTTCGGCACCGCAAGCTTGCGCGGCCGGTGCTTCAGGCAGCTCGGCGAGGGTATAGTCGCCGCCTTTGGCATAAAACTCGGGCTGCAGCGCGCGCAGCAGCGCGCTGGCCGTCGTCTCGGCAAACACGACGACGCCATCGACGGCGCCCAGGGCCGCCAGCAGTTCGGCCCGCTCTGCCTCGCCCAAGATGGGGCGCTGCGGGTAGCCCGGTGGGGCGGGTTTGAGCTGGCGTACGGCTCCGTCGGTGTTGGTGCCGACCACCAGCGCCTGCCCCAACGAGCGGGCGGCCTGCAGGTAGCGCACGTGACCCGGATGGAGCAAGTCAAAGCAGCCGTTGGTTAGCACCAGCGGACGCCACTGCTGCGGGTTGGCCGCAATCTCCGCTTGTAGGGCTGGTAGCGCGTAAACGCCCATCTCAGCCCTCGCAGCGCGCGATCGCCTCGCCGGGACCGACCAGCGATACGTAGGGCTTCCCCTGCAAGTAACGCCGCGCGACTGCTTGCAGTGCCTCTGGGGTAACGGCAGCGACGGCTTGCTGGAGCTGCTGATCGAATGCGGCTCCCACCCCGAGCGCGTCGTACCACCCATAGAGCTGCGCCAGCTGCGCGTTGCTCTGCTTGCCCAGGGCGTACTGGCCCAGCAGCTGGCTCTGGGCAGCCGCCAGGGTGGACTCGCTAACAGGATGGCTGCAGGCCCGCTCGATCTCCTGCTGCAGCCCGGCCAGCGCCGTTGCGGCATTTTGGGGTGCCGTCCCCATGTAGGCGACAAAGGGCGCCGGATCCCAGCGCGTAGGGTAGAACGCCGACACCTCGTAGGCTAGGCCGCGCTTCTCGCGCAGCTCGACAAACAGGCGGCTGGAGAGGCCGTTGCCCAAATAACTGCTCAGCAGCTTCAAGGCCGGATAGTCCGCGTCCCGAACCGAGGGGGCCAGATAGCCCAGCATGACGAAGGCCTGCTGGCTTGCCTGCTCGGTGGCAGTCTGCCCGGATTGCGGCACCGGCGCGGGCAGCTGCGGGGTCGGCAGCGGCGCTTGCGGCGGCTGCCAATCGCCTAGCACTTCGTTGGCCGTGGCGATCGCGCCCTCGGCGTCGAGATTGCCAGCCAG
This genomic window contains:
- a CDS encoding peptidase M16, whose product is MQAPASTAQPQPSCQRTVLGNGMALLVAPNPVADIVAGCLFVRHAGAHGEPRERAGTANLLSAVLTKGSERQSAAAIAERVESMGAELEADAAPDYLLLSFKAVSADWAALLRLLAEIARAPSLPEAEIELERNVALQDLRQAREQPASVALEGLQAGLYPHHPYGVSVLGTEASVAALTRADLQRHHQTFFRPDNVTLSLAGNLDAEGAIATANEVLGDWQPPQAPLPTPQLPAPVPQSGQTATEQASQQAFVMLGYLAPSVRDADYPALKLLSSYLGNGLSSRLFVELREKRGLAYEVSAFYPTRWDPAPFVAYMGTAPQNAATALAGLQQEIERACSHPVSESTLAAAQSQLLGQYALGKQSNAQLAQLYGWYDALGVGAAFDQQLQQAVAAVTPEALQAVARRYLQGKPYVSLVGPGEAIARCEG
- a CDS encoding D-glycero-beta-D-manno-heptose 1-phosphate adenylyltransferase, which codes for MGVYALPALQAEIAANPQQWRPLVLTNGCFDLLHPGHVRYLQAARSLGQALVVGTNTDGAVRQLKPAPPGYPQRPILGEAERAELLAALGAVDGVVVFAETTASALLRALQPEFYAKGGDYTLAELPEAPAAQACGAEIALMAIDSDCSSSAIIERILAARASP